A single Coregonus clupeaformis isolate EN_2021a unplaced genomic scaffold, ASM2061545v1 scaf0347, whole genome shotgun sequence DNA region contains:
- the LOC121560953 gene encoding serine/threonine-protein kinase pkn6-like, producing MAYSTNTLAAGCFGKIYREKYNDTWAAIKKVPQHLINRRDLERECQVYNKAIHPNIVKLLGNPTLKDSKWIIPMEFIFGEELETTIFKSQKSKIQLTPSIKATIITGMCEGLLHLHSKDIVHQDLKPDNIMVEHDTHRAVIIDMGLAKFFRNGLNSAMDMGNEAYSPPEVLQRRGQRDQRSDVWAMGKIIAELYARVRLHTPSVCPTKIHETLRLQGQQYCNAVCRMVQSDPTVRATMAGIMPEILRAGGGGNTGEKQRRHLLTPFPHTEVKDTLPRPQAPVQHSLSPSRFERAAFSKPEVKTTLSPQTPVQRSPSPSRFGRNALPRPEAKTLVGSPVRAPSPSRWERAALPKTEVKTVVKTTLQPQPVQRSPSPSRWERAASPKPEVKTLVRAPVRAPSPSRWERAALPKIEVKTEVKTTLQPQPVQQSPSPSRWERAASPKPEVKNSPSPHPKVDQGNALVPSGIAQPNQDVMKQLLYKEASKGLPCPLPTTGKVRIRRYEQRNGEVETWEQKEVETEGGRIVKFEDVLFNNKS from the exons ATGGCGTATTCCACCAATACTCTTGCTGCTGGCTGCTTTGGGAAGATATACAGGGAGAAGTACAATGACACCTGGGCTGCAATCAAGAAGGTGCCACAACACTTAATCAATAggagagacctggagagagagtgtCAAGTATACAA TAAGGCAATTCACCCTAACATAGTGAAGCTTCTGGGTAATCCAACACTCAAGGACTCTAAGTGGATCATCCCCATGGAGTTCATCTTTGGAGAGGAACTGGAGACAACCATCTTCAAATCACAAAAATCTAAAATACAG TTGACTCCATCTATAAAGGCCACCATCATCACAGGCATGTGTGAAGGACTACTTCACCTACACAGCAAAGATATCGTCCATCAGGACCTCAAGCCTGACAACATCATG GTAGAGCATGACACTCACCGAGCTGTGATCATTGATATGGGACTGGCCAAATTCTTCCGCAATGGCCTAAATTCTGCCATGGATATGGGCAACGAGGCCTACTCTCCCCCTGAGGTCCTGCAGAGGAGGGGCCAGCGAGATCAGCGCTCAGACGTGTGGGCTATGGGTAAAATCATTGCTGAACTTTATGCCAGAGTCAGGCTGCACACCCCCAGCGTCTGTCCGACTAAGATCCATGAGACCCTCAGACTCCAAGGCCAGCAGTACTGTAATGCTGTCTGTAGGATGGTGCAGAGCGACCCCACAGTGCGAGCCACCATGGCCGGGATCATGCCGGAGATACTAAGGGCAGGTGGAGGTGGCAACACCGGGGAGAAACAAAGAAGACATCTTCTGACACCCTTTCCTCACACTGAGGTAAAAGACACCTTGCCACGTCCTCAAGCTCCTGTACAGCACTCACTTTCTCCATCGAGATTTGAGCGTGCAGCTTTTTCAAAGCCTGAGGTCAAGACAACACTAAGTCCTCAAACTCCTGTACAGCGTTCACCGTCTCCATCGAGATTTGGGCGCAATGCTTTACCAAGGCCTGAGGCCAAGACGCTAGTGGGATCTCCTGTTCGAGCGCCTTCTCCATCGAGATGGGAGCGTGCAGCCTTGCCAAAGACTGAGGTCAAGACTGTGGTCAAGACGACACTGCAACCACAACCTGTACAACGGTCACCTTCCCCATCAAGATGGGAGCGGGCAGCCTCTCCAAAGCCTGAAGTCAAGACGCTAGTGCGAGCTCCTGTTCGAGCGCCTTCTCCATCGAGATGGGAGCGTGCAGCCTTGCCAAAGATTGAGGTCAAGACTGAGGTCAAGACGACACTGCAACCACAACCTGTACAACAGTCACCTTCCCCATCAAGATGGGAGCGGGCAGCCTCTCCAAAGCCTGAAGTCAAAAACTCACCGTCTCCCCATCCAAAGGTAGACCAGGGTAATGCACTGGTTCCATCAGGCATAGCTCAACCCAATCAAGATGTCATGAAACAGCTTCTCTACAAAGAGGCGTCGAAGGGTCTCCCATGCCCACTCCCCACAACGGGCAAGGTGCGAATCCGCCGCTATGAGCAAAGGAATGGGGAAGTGGAGACTTGGGAGCAAAAGGAGGTGGAGACTGAAGGAGGAAGGATAGTCAAGTttgaggatgtgttgtttaacaaCAAGTCGTAA